A window of Hordeum vulgare subsp. vulgare chromosome 5H, MorexV3_pseudomolecules_assembly, whole genome shotgun sequence genomic DNA:
TTATATTATCAATATACCAGTATCGCTTCCTTTTCAGGTTCTGAGAGTATTAGGAGCAACAAGGTTGCATCTTCTCTCAGTTAGATTTGGCGGTTGTTGAATTTTGTTTCCTGCGCTTCCGTTCTGTTTCTTCGTCTGGGTTAATAGAAGGCAAGAAAGGAAGCAGCTAACTGTTGGCTGGTTACTGTAACCCAGCTAGGCTCCACCCTGCTGCTACATAAGGTAGCAGATTTGGACAAACAACTTTGTTCAAGTCATAGCAATCTTGTGTGTGTTGACGTGTTCAATGTAGTATGACCAGAAATAACTAAGGGTGCTGTGTTACTGTTGCATCTATTTGTTTTGAATGCGATGCAAAAGACCAGAGGACATCCTAAGGAATTAAGATTAACTTCTCATTCTTTTCCTTCCATGGCTTCAGATTTCTTTATATACTGTACTTCTTATCATGAGTTGCACTGTATGGAATCCCTGGTTGAATCCCTTAATTAATGTGTGGTTGCCTGGGGTTGGATGATGCTGTGTGGTGTTGTCCTGAGTGATCTAAAATGATGCGATGTTATTTGTTTTATGTGGGATATGATGGTTGCATGTTTAATCTGGAGCCGTGCTTTGATGGACAAATATGTGGGATAATATTGTGCTTTGATGGTCGCCATGTGAGTGATGCCAAGCGCTTGGTTGCTCTGAACAAAACGTATCTCATGAGTTCAGGTTGTTTGATTGACGACGCTGTGTCTCAATGCAGTTTTGGACGTTTGTGTGTGACAGTGGTAAATTCTCGATCCACTCAGTAGGGTTCATATATTCGAAAGAATGGTGTTGCTGGTCTCGGCGACTGTGATGGTGGCACTTCACACCTATTTGAGTTATGGAACACATTATATCAATAGGAACATTTCCTGCTGTATGGTCGACTTGTTCTGGTAGGGTTTAATGGTGTGATTTTTTCCCTGTATATTTGAGTTGATGGCACTGTTGGTATTATTTCTGATACCACTGAAGTGTGACATCTGTTTTGACGGTCCTGGCATTCTTGTCCTTCCGACCGTTGTCGTCCAACAATATCATGGTTATTTTTCTCTGTACCATTGCATGATGCTGACATTGACATACCAAAGTTATACTGTTGTGTGTGTTATTGAGATCTCCCTGGCGTAATTTATGTATGTCACTCACTTGGAGTCTTCCACCCAAACTGTTGGACTCGCAGATTCATGCTGCATGTAACTGTTGCATTCTATATCAGCCATGCAGATGAGATGAATGCTATGGCCTATGTGAAAGGCCTTGCACTTGACCTGAGGTCATCGTGATTTCTTGGAAATGATTGGTGAAGCATGTGCTCTTAATTGGAGCTGAATTTCAGTTCTAGATCTTTGAACTCGTCATATGTGCAGTTGGATTAGATCAACAGTTGAGCTGCTGGAGTTGTATATGGATGAGCAAAATGATGCAGCCTGGGCTATATGATACTGTTGATGCATTTTGTTTATCATGTATGATTTCGTTGACACCCTGAGTGTGTCACCTGGCTTTTATGAGTACACTAGTCTTGCTCAGAGCACTGCAGCATATCTTTGGGGCAACCATACTATTGGTGTTCGTTGATGGACCTCTGTTGTGACAGGGTCTTACTATCGTTGATGGATCTGTCTACACGACTATGCACAATTTCTTTGCATAAAATATTGTAATTAGGGTGGAGTGTCGGTTGGTTATACATGCTTTATGCGAAACCTGCATGTCTCTTCAGTGCAAATAATTTGCTTTGCGTTTTGTTCTTGTACTCTGGTGATGACTGTACTGTTTCATTGTGGGATCCAGTTTGTCTCCGCTGAATTTCTAGTGGAACTTGCAGTCAGCTGGAGCATTATAAAAATTATATTTCATGTCTCATATATTAGCTACACTTTAAATTGTGCTTGGTGTTGCAGAGTGCAGCCCAATTGATAATTTGACATGTCTCCTCGTCATTCTATTCTTTTTCCTATTCAAGGTTCTATGGTTGTTTTGTTTATTGACTTACGCCTTTCGACATTGGAAGTGGTAGAAGTTGTTTTTTCTTGATCAATATATCGTTGAACTTCATTACCTGTTTGAAACTTACCTCCTTGTTTCCTTCACTTCGCCAActctactatgttttgtattgcatGTACATTATATCAAGTTGAACTACACGGAAAATTTTAATGCCTTGTGATCAAATTCCATATGTTTGCATTTGCAGGCTGTTGTTTTGTTAAATATGCTACTTCCGAAGAGGCCGAGAGAGCCATCAGAGCTCTGCATAACCAGTGCACTATACCCGGGGTAACTTTATTTTTTGTTAGCTATCTGTTTATTGTGAATCTTTTGTCTGTGAATTATTGACTATGCATCTGTTATATCAGGCGATGGGCCCTGTTCAGGTTAGATATGCTGATGGTGAAAAGGAGCGTCATGGTAATACTTCAAGTAACTTCGTTACCTATTTAGCTTGCCTATCACTGGCCAGTTTATGCTTTGTTATGATACCGGTTGATGCAATTGTGACATTGCCTCAAATTTTCTCTCCAAAGTATAACTGACTACTGAGTTTGTTTGGTGCGAATTCTTAACATAGTTACCTTTGATCGGCACTGGAGAAATGATATAATGATATTCCTTGATGCATTTTACATGCCTTTTTTTACAGCAGTCTTCTCATGTTCCTGTTTTCTTCACTTGTCCAACATAGTACTACACTTCTAAGATTGTTAATTTTTTTATTCTGAGTTCTGCTAAATAAAAATATCATGAGAACTAAGTTATGCTTGAACTGTAATTATTCAGATCTTTTAATGTACTTATTGGATGATTAATTGTTCTGCTCAACTGATTTGCTAGGGTCTATTGAGCAcaaattgtttgttgcatcactGAATAAGCAGGCAACTGCAAAGGAGATAGAAGAGGTAAGGGACTTGCCCAGAAGTTTTCTTGGTTTGTAAGAATATTGTGGTTGGAGAAACCTATCACCTATCTGTAAGCATTGATAATTTAGCAACTGCACGAAAAGTTAtatctctgtttaatattcttctttaTAGATTTTTGCTCCTTTTGGTCATGTGGAAGATGTTTACATCATGAAAGATGGCATGAGGCAGAGCCGAGGTTTGTTAGATTCACTTACTCACTTCATTTCTTCTATGTTCTTCTGTTTCAACTTGTGTTGTGACATGTGTAACAACTTGCAGGCTGTGGCTTTGTCAAATTCTCATCAAAAGAACCTGCACTTGCAGCCATGAATTCTCTTAGTGGGACTTACATAATGAGGGTAACTATTTTTGCCAAGCTGATTAGTTCTGCTTTTGCTTCAGAATGCTTACTGTATCTGTTATGCTGTTAGGGGTGCGAGCAACCATTAATAGTTCGATTTGCTGATCCTAAGAGGCCTAGACCTGGAGAATCAAGGTGGTTAAGAGCACGACCTTTTGCTTATATTCTAACTCGCACTAGTTTAGTGGCATGGCACTACGTTAGACAAGTGCTATCATCCCCATCACTGCTCTAAGATTTATCTTGTTTGGTTAGGGGTGGCCCTGCCTTCGGAGGTCCTGGTGTCAGTTCTCGATCTGATGCAGCACTAGTTATCAGGTTCTTTCTCCTCTTGTTTGAGCCATTTCAATTTATATATGGCAGAAGAATTGATTGGTAGAATTTGAAACAAATACAGATTGGGCTTAATCTAAATCTCTGTGGAATTGAACGTGGTTGGATTTTTTGCACACAGACAAATCAAATATACCAGGTTCAGTTAATGTACCAGCATCCTATATGCAAGGGAGGTTTTCAATCCTATTGACTATATTGACATGATATATCACCAGTGTAGCACACTTATGAAATGAAATGATGTAAATGGGACAACTGACTCAAATCATTTCTGCTTCTTAGTTTGGATTATCTACTGATATTCCACGTGCCTATTGAGGTGCTCACTCACTCGTTGTCAAGAGTGGGTTATCTGTCAACCCTAATCCTCTTGAGGACAACCCGACATCTCCTCGGTCACTATGACTTGCCCTTTTCTCAGATGGTGCTCCACAACCACCTCAAAAAAGTGCTCTGGCTTAGTTACAAGCTTGTTGAAGAAATCACAACGACCTCTCTTTTACCTAGGCAAAGCCTAGTGtaatttttctttcctttttggcTTCGGCCTGTACTGGTTACTTCCTTCTCCTCTGCTAATTGGTACGACAGCGCTCCTGTCAATTTTTTGAATAATAATAATTAGCCAACCTGCCTAGAAGGGGTGGCCATCAAGAGTACCAATCTCTCAGACTTTGGCTTGAACATGATCAATGCCGATAGGTCAAACCGATGTAACAAAGGCGATTGCAATGTACACCCAGTGCACCAACTCTCCCCCCACCTCACATTTCACAACTTATACACTAGCAGACTATTTGGTGGATTTGTTCACATGCTTCAGGCTGGGCGTGGGCCTGCCCTGGGTATGATTAGGTCTAATCATAGCCATCCTTGAGTTCAACTATGAACATCGTCTTGGTCATTACTCGATCTTCTATTGAACCTGACCTTCATCATATTTGGTTCACTTGTATGATTGTATTTTGATCGTTTGTAGTGCATTTCTATGTTTTCTCTTGACAAAAGCTAACCCATCCAGTGTCCTTCATCATCACCTGCGAAAACCTCATATACAGCATAACAAAACTGCAAAACTGCTGGTTCACAGTAATTTTCATTATTACCGAAACCACACTTAGAGGCTAGTTGTACTCCCTCAATCCGGGTTTATTAGCCCCCTTTGTATTTTGGGTCCAAGTTTGACCATCTATTTGACAAAGAATCTAAAGTATATGCTATAAAAACAATATTGATGGATTTGTATTTGAAAGAGGTTTTCCATGGTGTAACTATTACGGAATATAATTTATATCTTATAAGTTCAAATTCATGGTCAAAGTTTGGTGCAAAATAGAAGGGGGCTAATAAACCCAGACGGAGGTAGTACTTCCCAATTGCCAAAAGCATTAAATAAACAGTATATGTGTTCAGCAGTGTTTTAAATAGCGTGCTATGCCAAATAGCGTCGGACCTCCAAATATAAGCTATAGCGGGCTATAGCATGCTATTTGTACATGAGACCATTTAGCGACACCCTGCTGAAAAGGCTATAGCAAAGCCTATAGAGGGACTATAGCCGGCTATTTAAACCTATGATATTCAGCAAATTCAAAAGAGAACTGCATGAATTGATATGTATGGATAGATACAATGCAATACTTTAGGTAGCAGATAGTTGGATGCTATAGAGTTTTCTCTTTATCTGACGATCTAGTATAGTCTGTCTGTTATACTAAGCATACTCCTACTGCTAGTTTTGAACCATTCTACTCACTGGTAATTATTTCTTTGTACTTAGGCCGACTGCCAATCTTGATGAGCAAATAGGTCGACACATGCCTCCTGACACTTGGCGTCCTTCAAGCCCAAGCTCAATGGCACCTCATCAGTTCAATAACTTCGGGTCTGACAATTCTATGGGCCTGATGGGTGGCCCTGTTACATCAGCAGCAGATAATGTATGGTACAAGCCAAACCTTTACTAGTGTTACATTTTCACAGCCTACTTACCTTTGATCATTGCAGGTTGCTTTTCGGCCTCAGTTGTTTCATGGGAATGGTTCTTTGTCAAGTCAGACAGCTGTGCCGGCATCGTCTCATATGGTACTGACATATTAAGGACTTCTGATGTTTGTGAATTGACTTTGATCTTTGTTTTCTGTGCCTTGTCGCCAATGGTCATGATGCCTTTTACATTGTAGGGCATAAATCCTTCCTTGTCACAAGGGCATCATCTCGGTGGGCCACAGATCCCACCCTTGCAAAAGCCAACTGGCCTGCAGCAGAATTTCCCTGTACAATTGCAGAATGCTCAGCAAGGGCAGCTTCATGCCTCACAATCCTTGGGGCCTGGTTCTTTTGGCCAGAATATACCAACTATGCAATTACCTGGCCAGCTCCCTGTGTCACAACCATTGACGCAGCAAAATGCTTCTGCATGCGCTCTACAGGCGCCTTCAGCTGTACAGTCCAATCCCATGCAATCTGTTCCTGGACAACAACAACTTCCATCCAATTTAACACCACAAATGCTACAGCAGCCAGTCCAGCAGATGCTGTCACAAGCTCCACAGTTGCTACTCCAACAGCAGCAGGCAGCTATGCAGTCCAGTTATCAATCTTCACAGCAGACGATTTTTCAGCTTCAGCAACAGCTGCAACtaatgcagcagcagcagcaccagcagcagcctAACTTAAATCAGCAGCCACATACGCAGGTTCCTAAGCAACAGGTAATTCCTCTATTACCATGAGAAAATGTTTTTCTTAATTACTCTGCACAATTCCTTCTTTTGTGCTTCCTTTCCTTGCCATCATTTATGTTCTCTGTTCTGTGTTGTATTATGCATTTACATTTAAcacaagtttaaagtttctgtgtACTGTTTTTCACTGTTTCAGTTTGGGTTTGCAGGGACAGCCAGTGCAATCTAATGCCCCTGGTGCTCCGGCTGCCATGATGACGACAAACATAAATGCAATTCCACAGCAGGTCAATTCGCCTGCAGTTTCTTTAACTTGCAATTGGACAGAACATACCTCACCTGAAGGTTTTAAATATTACTACAATAGCATAACTCGAGAGAGTAAGGTGAGGAATTAATACTTTGATCGCATATCATCTCGAAATAAAAATATTGGGGATTTGGTTCTTATGAGCTGTTGCATTGCAGTGGGAAAAGCCTGAAGAATATGTACTGtatgagcagcagcagcagcagcagcagcaccagaaACTTATTTTACTTCAACAGCACCAACAAAAGCTTGTTGCGCAGCAACTTCAGTCACCTCCTCAGGCTCAAACAATTCCATCTATGCAATCTATGCAACACCATCCCCAGTCGCAGCAAGGACATAACCAAATGCAGATGAAACAGCAGGTGCCCATTCAATTTCTTTAGCTATAAGAGATTTTATATTTTTATAAATACTGTTCTGGTGCATTGCATTATCCTCACAGCACTTTATGATAACAATGAATATGGCATTGTTGCAGTCTCCCACCGTTTGCCTTATTGTTACTAAAGCTGAGTCTGTAAATTATGATATCTGAAGTTTGATATTTCAAAAACTTCTATACAGGATTTAAACTATAATCAGTTACAGCCAACGGGCACGATTGATCCCAGTAGGATTCAGCAGGTAATCTATTGCATTATTTATACCTCAAAATATGTTTGCATTGGTTAAGAATATC
This region includes:
- the LOC123399188 gene encoding flowering time control protein FCA-like isoform X1; its protein translation is MHRGSDRSADPSGPAGAARSGGDGRFARGPSRWSGGGGGSPPPHRSSRGGSSDGGGGGGGGGGGRFHPYRAPSEYVVGGGGTGGYRGGGGDFDETAGGARSRYGGGGGGGRGDYSADHDNKSGYVKLFVGSVPRTANEDDVRPLFEDHGDVLEVALIRDRKTGEQQGCCFVKYATSEEAERAIRALHNQCTIPGAMGPVQVRYADGEKERHGSIEHKLFVASLNKQATAKEIEEIFAPFGHVEDVYIMKDGMRQSRGCGFVKFSSKEPALAAMNSLSGTYIMRGCEQPLIVRFADPKRPRPGESRGGPAFGGPGVSSRSDAALVIRPTANLDEQIGRHMPPDTWRPSSPSSMAPHQFNNFGSDNSMGLMGGPVTSAADNVAFRPQLFHGNGSLSSQTAVPASSHMGINPSLSQGHHLGGPQIPPLQKPTGLQQNFPVQLQNAQQGQLHASQSLGPGSFGQNIPTMQLPGQLPVSQPLTQQNASACALQAPSAVQSNPMQSVPGQQQLPSNLTPQMLQQPVQQMLSQAPQLLLQQQQAAMQSSYQSSQQTIFQLQQQLQLMQQQQHQQQPNLNQQPHTQVPKQQGQPVQSNAPGAPAAMMTTNINAIPQQVNSPAVSLTCNWTEHTSPEGFKYYYNSITRESKWEKPEEYVLYEQQQQQQQHQKLILLQQHQQKLVAQQLQSPPQAQTIPSMQSMQHHPQSQQGHNQMQMKQQDLNYNQLQPTGTIDPSRIQQGIQAAQERSWKS
- the LOC123399188 gene encoding flowering time control protein FCA-like isoform X2 gives rise to the protein MHRGSDRSADPSGPAGAARSGGDGRFARGPSRWSGGGGGSPPPHRSSRGGSSDGGGGGGGGGGGRFHPYRAPSEYVVGGGGTGGYRGGGGDFDETAGGARSRYGGGGGGGRGDYSDHDNKSGYVKLFVGSVPRTANEDDVRPLFEDHGDVLEVALIRDRKTGEQQGCCFVKYATSEEAERAIRALHNQCTIPGAMGPVQVRYADGEKERHGSIEHKLFVASLNKQATAKEIEEIFAPFGHVEDVYIMKDGMRQSRGCGFVKFSSKEPALAAMNSLSGTYIMRGCEQPLIVRFADPKRPRPGESRGGPAFGGPGVSSRSDAALVIRPTANLDEQIGRHMPPDTWRPSSPSSMAPHQFNNFGSDNSMGLMGGPVTSAADNVAFRPQLFHGNGSLSSQTAVPASSHMGINPSLSQGHHLGGPQIPPLQKPTGLQQNFPVQLQNAQQGQLHASQSLGPGSFGQNIPTMQLPGQLPVSQPLTQQNASACALQAPSAVQSNPMQSVPGQQQLPSNLTPQMLQQPVQQMLSQAPQLLLQQQQAAMQSSYQSSQQTIFQLQQQLQLMQQQQHQQQPNLNQQPHTQVPKQQGQPVQSNAPGAPAAMMTTNINAIPQQVNSPAVSLTCNWTEHTSPEGFKYYYNSITRESKWEKPEEYVLYEQQQQQQQHQKLILLQQHQQKLVAQQLQSPPQAQTIPSMQSMQHHPQSQQGHNQMQMKQQDLNYNQLQPTGTIDPSRIQQGIQAAQERSWKS